A single region of the Acetivibrio cellulolyticus CD2 genome encodes:
- a CDS encoding helix-turn-helix domain-containing protein, with amino-acid sequence MDCSKMGNLICSLRKEKGMTQKQLADTMNISDKTISKWERGLGCPDVSLLPELSALLGVNIEKILSGDLNPNDYVGGNMKRIQFYVCAECGNIITSTGAASISCCGRKLEALEDAKADGKHTLNVEPVEDEWFISTEHEMTKDHYISFVAFATGDKVLMAKQYPEWPIQLRFQKFGRGKLYSYCTKHGLLYQLI; translated from the coding sequence ATGGATTGCAGTAAAATGGGAAATTTGATCTGTTCACTACGAAAAGAAAAAGGTATGACACAAAAGCAACTTGCAGATACCATGAACATCAGCGATAAGACTATTAGCAAGTGGGAGCGTGGTCTTGGGTGTCCGGATGTGTCGCTTCTACCCGAATTGTCTGCCCTCCTTGGTGTAAATATTGAAAAAATTCTATCGGGTGATCTAAATCCGAACGATTACGTAGGAGGTAATATGAAAAGGATACAATTTTATGTCTGCGCCGAATGCGGCAATATAATTACCAGTACAGGTGCGGCTTCCATTTCCTGTTGTGGCAGAAAACTTGAAGCATTAGAAGATGCCAAGGCAGATGGCAAGCACACTTTGAATGTTGAACCAGTGGAAGATGAATGGTTTATCTCAACTGAACATGAAATGACAAAAGATCATTACATTTCTTTTGTAGCCTTTGCTACTGGAGATAAAGTATTAATGGCCAAGCAGTATCCCGAATGGCCCATCCAATTACGTTTTCAAAAGTTCGGCCGCGGAAAGCTATACAGCTATTGCACAAAGCACGGTTTACTTTACCAACTTATATAA
- a CDS encoding DUF58 domain-containing protein, producing the protein MPRYVSRLGTTFLFLILTGFLLANNILIAVSIIPLCLMAIGYFIDVPGDIGVIKSISKDRARVGEVLDISLDISIESGFGLVIICDILYGSFELVEGNNFHVMWKGLTPKKAKINYRMRCTSSGTYSLDVTKWRSKHPVCDYSESGECHNEISLKIVPRLLELHKIRGLSAKCRVPMPQGALSTLGMTTHEFKEVRMYYPGDPFKSINWKVTSRNLFRGKIQPVVNEFEKEGKKTVYIFLDTSPTMNYGTKSKNVIEYSIEAVNGLADHYLGQNCIVSLISFGDKKFTVHAGAGKRQYHRILRELMKIRDNNEAKKEIKKKITGLNEVVYSNREHFSGVRPLFIVVTRFCGSNCETLKKAIEDMSKYTMRNGNLPSIMIINIIGYEMKIKKETERQAAGVLEAFVNIMSKELRNQCIWIDWNPERESLTSALLKQVVTAR; encoded by the coding sequence ATGCCCAGATATGTGTCCAGATTAGGTACAACTTTTTTATTCCTGATACTTACAGGGTTCCTGCTTGCTAATAACATACTTATAGCCGTTTCTATAATACCGCTGTGTCTTATGGCTATCGGCTATTTTATAGATGTACCTGGGGATATCGGTGTAATAAAAAGTATATCTAAGGATAGGGCACGTGTAGGTGAAGTGTTAGATATTAGTCTTGACATATCTATTGAGTCCGGATTTGGTCTGGTAATCATTTGTGACATTTTGTATGGAAGCTTTGAACTTGTTGAGGGCAATAACTTTCATGTAATGTGGAAAGGTTTGACTCCAAAAAAGGCTAAAATCAACTATAGAATGAGGTGCACTTCATCTGGAACATACTCTTTGGATGTAACAAAATGGAGATCTAAGCATCCTGTATGTGACTACTCTGAGAGTGGAGAATGCCATAATGAAATATCCTTAAAGATAGTCCCAAGACTATTAGAACTTCATAAAATAAGAGGGTTATCAGCAAAGTGCAGAGTACCCATGCCTCAAGGAGCATTATCTACCCTTGGCATGACTACTCACGAATTTAAAGAGGTCAGGATGTATTATCCAGGTGATCCTTTTAAATCAATTAACTGGAAGGTTACTTCGAGAAACCTTTTCAGGGGAAAGATTCAGCCTGTTGTAAATGAATTTGAAAAGGAAGGAAAGAAAACAGTATATATTTTTCTTGATACTTCACCAACTATGAACTATGGCACAAAATCCAAAAATGTAATAGAGTATTCCATTGAAGCAGTAAACGGTCTTGCGGACCATTATCTAGGGCAAAACTGTATAGTGTCTCTTATATCCTTTGGCGATAAGAAATTTACTGTTCATGCGGGAGCCGGAAAAAGACAGTATCATAGAATACTGAGAGAACTGATGAAGATTAGGGATAATAACGAGGCGAAGAAAGAAATTAAAAAGAAAATAACAGGGCTTAATGAGGTTGTTTATTCTAACCGTGAACATTTCTCGGGTGTGAGGCCTTTATTTATAGTGGTAACAAGGTTTTGCGGAAGCAATTGTGAAACGCTGAAAAAGGCAATTGAGGATATGTCTAAGTATACAATGAGAAATGGAAACTTGCCAAGTATAATGATTATAAATATTATCGGTTATGAGATGAAAATTAAAAAGGAGACTGAAAGACAGGCAGCAGGTGTGCTTGAAGCATTTGTAAATATTATGTCAAAAGAGCTAAGAAACCAATGTATATGGATTGACTGGAATCCTGAAAGGGAAAGCCTTACCAGTGCACTTTTAAAACAGGTGGTGACTGCGAGATGA
- a CDS encoding OmpL47-type beta-barrel domain-containing protein: MQRKKCSKVLAVMACLCILISMICQNSVLVFADVKTTAVTVNFTESPYQIRSNITEVKDIFGISDISVNTGKVEYSISGDKVTIKVSEGVPSRIGPHTKSVTVTEENTYDDFPESFTYSLEGYSGILPKVDSGYDSSRDLFWAKYSGNVTNPETKFYKYTVNYTYTLNVAPQVTLTSPINGDAIKDKINVLGFVKDENVGDILNVYYAFDTYTESTIGTAYKSSVTADGTEQGIDGTIDITPFSLIDGNHKIYIWAVDKRGVRSVPVETSFIVDTVAPAAPTLSQDPTIPTNKSVDVNVSYPADAAVKEVRINGGSWVPFDTAAKYGKIVMDDNGTVEARATDLAGNVSEIGKLDVTNIDKVAPAKPVISQQPDNSTPTNGDVEITITYPADAAEKLYKVGTAGTWTKYDTAFKIPANDTVYAVCKDAAGNTSEVASIDVMNIDKVHPVAPTLVADITTPTNKDVNVTVSYPADAAVKEVRINGGSWVPFDTAVKGGRIVMDANGTVEARAIDSAGNVSEIGKLDVNNIDKVSPVMPVISQEPVNTIFTNGDDTITVTYPADAVEKLYKIGTSGTWTEYKDTFKLTENNTIYAVCKDAAGNTSEEASIVVTNIDKIPPVAPTLVADITTSTNKSVSVDVYYPADAAEKEIRIDGGKWVDFDDVAKDGKVIMDENGTVEARAIDAAGNISDIGRLVISNIDKTSPDTPVLTPDTTEPTNKSVTVSVYYPGDSVTKEIKIGDGDWVPYKDPVEVDKNTTIEARSADDAGNYSPIGKYEVSNIDTTPPMAPVITTSDDETIAKPITATITRGKDEESGVDRTEYCLEGATTSDWQKYVEGTNIPIKNIGSTKISARTIDKAGNISPVATKTVVIKEEIKNNDDHNNNNGGMPVNNDTNSNNNGGNVTEDDTTVPAVTAVDLAVFLSSDKSKYAEGDTITFTIEYKNKSSVAVNDVIVKAEIPAYTTVVDLAGGTANGTAIEWKIAKLAANTSGKIEYKVSVNKLDKAEISSSNTATVKSANVTKTEDDSSKTIFLLYSGIDNYHPKYIAGYLDNTFRPGNNVTRAEVAAMMYRVLGIDKMESTTKNYTDLKNTHWAYKSIVAVTNAGLFAGYIDGSFHPDSYITRAEFATVLANYLGLKNVEHDKMNFSDINNHWAKNFIEEIYRVKLIEGYIENGERLFKPDNNISRSEAVTIVNKMLFRGPLSGIEMPFKDVAETHWAYGQILESALDHNFTRNDDDSETAVIK, encoded by the coding sequence ATGCAAAGGAAGAAATGTAGTAAGGTTTTGGCGGTTATGGCATGTTTATGTATACTGATTTCGATGATTTGCCAAAATTCAGTTTTAGTATTCGCAGATGTAAAAACGACGGCAGTAACGGTTAATTTTACAGAAAGCCCATATCAAATCCGTTCTAATATTACTGAAGTAAAGGATATTTTCGGTATTTCAGATATTTCTGTAAATACGGGAAAAGTAGAGTACAGTATTAGCGGAGATAAAGTTACCATAAAGGTATCCGAGGGTGTGCCATCAAGAATAGGTCCCCATACAAAATCTGTTACAGTTACGGAAGAAAATACATATGATGATTTCCCAGAATCGTTTACGTATAGTTTGGAAGGATATAGTGGAATTCTGCCTAAAGTGGATTCAGGCTATGATTCAAGCCGGGATTTATTCTGGGCAAAGTATAGTGGTAATGTAACAAACCCAGAAACTAAGTTCTATAAATATACTGTTAATTATACCTATACATTGAATGTTGCACCTCAAGTAACATTGACTTCACCTATAAATGGTGATGCTATAAAAGACAAAATTAACGTTCTTGGTTTTGTTAAAGATGAAAATGTTGGTGATATATTAAATGTATATTATGCTTTTGATACCTATACAGAAAGCACAATAGGTACAGCCTATAAAAGTTCAGTAACTGCTGATGGAACAGAGCAAGGTATAGATGGCACAATTGATATTACACCTTTTAGCCTAATAGATGGTAACCATAAGATATACATTTGGGCAGTTGATAAAAGAGGTGTTAGATCAGTTCCAGTGGAGACAAGTTTTATAGTGGATACAGTTGCTCCAGCTGCTCCTACGCTTTCTCAAGATCCTACAATTCCTACAAATAAGAGTGTCGATGTGAATGTGTCCTACCCTGCTGATGCAGCAGTAAAAGAAGTAAGAATAAATGGCGGAAGTTGGGTGCCATTTGATACTGCAGCAAAATACGGTAAAATAGTGATGGATGATAATGGAACTGTAGAGGCAAGGGCTACTGATTTGGCTGGAAATGTTTCCGAAATAGGAAAGCTGGATGTAACCAATATAGATAAAGTAGCTCCAGCAAAGCCTGTAATATCCCAGCAGCCAGACAACAGTACACCTACTAATGGTGATGTAGAAATAACAATAACATATCCGGCTGATGCGGCAGAAAAGCTTTATAAAGTAGGAACTGCCGGAACATGGACAAAATATGATACTGCATTTAAAATTCCCGCTAATGATACAGTTTATGCAGTATGTAAGGATGCAGCAGGTAACACTAGTGAAGTGGCGTCAATTGATGTTATGAATATAGACAAAGTTCATCCAGTTGCTCCGACGCTTGTTGCAGATATAACAACTCCTACAAATAAGGATGTTAATGTAACTGTGTCATATCCTGCTGATGCAGCAGTAAAAGAAGTAAGAATAAATGGCGGAAGTTGGGTGCCATTTGATACTGCAGTAAAAGGCGGAAGAATAGTGATGGATGCTAACGGAACTGTAGAGGCACGAGCTATAGATTCGGCTGGAAATGTTTCAGAAATAGGAAAGCTGGATGTAAATAATATAGACAAAGTATCTCCTGTAATGCCAGTTATATCGCAAGAACCAGTTAACACTATTTTTACAAATGGTGATGATACAATAACTGTTACATATCCTGCGGACGCAGTTGAAAAGCTTTATAAAATAGGAACCAGTGGAACATGGACAGAATATAAAGATACGTTTAAACTTACTGAAAATAACACAATTTATGCAGTGTGTAAGGATGCAGCAGGAAACACGAGTGAAGAGGCGTCTATTGTTGTTACAAATATAGATAAAATTCCTCCAGTTGCGCCTACTCTGGTTGCAGATATAACAACATCTACAAACAAAAGTGTGTCTGTAGATGTTTACTATCCTGCTGATGCAGCAGAAAAAGAAATCAGAATTGATGGCGGAAAATGGGTAGACTTTGACGATGTAGCAAAAGACGGAAAAGTAATAATGGATGAGAACGGAACTGTAGAAGCAAGGGCTATAGACGCCGCAGGAAACATATCAGATATAGGACGTTTGGTAATAAGTAATATTGATAAGACTTCGCCTGACACACCAGTATTAACTCCAGATACTACGGAACCTACAAATAAGTCAGTTACTGTATCGGTTTATTATCCTGGAGATTCAGTAACTAAAGAGATAAAAATTGGAGATGGCGATTGGGTGCCATATAAAGATCCGGTTGAAGTAGACAAAAATACAACAATTGAAGCAAGATCTGCGGATGATGCCGGAAATTATTCTCCTATAGGTAAGTATGAAGTTTCCAATATTGATACTACACCACCAATGGCTCCAGTTATAACAACAAGTGATGATGAAACAATAGCCAAACCAATAACTGCAACAATTACGCGTGGAAAGGATGAAGAATCCGGAGTTGATAGAACGGAGTATTGCTTGGAAGGCGCTACAACCAGCGATTGGCAGAAGTATGTAGAAGGAACTAATATACCAATAAAAAATATAGGCTCAACCAAGATTAGTGCCAGAACAATTGATAAGGCAGGTAATATTTCGCCTGTTGCAACCAAAACAGTGGTTATTAAAGAAGAAATCAAAAATAATGATGACCATAACAATAATAATGGTGGAATGCCTGTAAACAATGATACAAATTCAAATAATAATGGTGGCAATGTAACTGAAGATGACACGACTGTACCGGCAGTTACAGCTGTTGATCTGGCTGTTTTCCTAAGCTCAGACAAATCCAAATATGCTGAAGGCGATACAATCACATTTACCATAGAATATAAAAATAAATCTTCCGTGGCAGTAAATGATGTAATTGTAAAAGCTGAAATCCCTGCATATACAACTGTTGTTGACTTGGCAGGAGGCACTGCAAACGGAACAGCAATTGAATGGAAAATTGCAAAGTTAGCTGCTAATACTTCAGGTAAAATTGAGTATAAAGTTAGCGTAAATAAGTTGGATAAGGCTGAAATAAGCTCCTCAAACACAGCTACAGTTAAGAGTGCAAATGTGACAAAGACAGAAGATGATTCATCTAAAACCATATTCCTTTTGTACTCAGGCATAGATAACTATCATCCTAAGTATATTGCAGGTTATCTTGATAACACATTCAGACCAGGCAATAATGTTACTAGAGCTGAAGTTGCTGCTATGATGTATAGAGTGCTTGGAATTGATAAAATGGAATCAACTACTAAGAATTATACTGACCTGAAAAACACCCATTGGGCATATAAAAGCATAGTTGCTGTTACAAATGCAGGGCTATTTGCTGGTTACATAGATGGTTCATTCCATCCAGACAGTTATATAACAAGAGCTGAATTTGCTACCGTACTTGCAAATTATCTGGGACTTAAGAATGTTGAACATGATAAAATGAACTTCTCAGATATAAACAATCACTGGGCAAAGAACTTCATTGAAGAGATATATAGAGTTAAGTTGATAGAAGGATATATTGAAAACGGTGAAAGATTATTCAAACCTGACAATAATATCTCAAGGAGTGAAGCAGTAACTATAGTTAACAAGATGTTGTTCAGAGGTCCTCTATCAGGTATAGAGATGCCATTTAAGGATGTTGCCGAAACTCATTGGGCTTATGGTCAAATACTTGAAAGTGCGTTAGATCATAATTTCACAAGAAACGATGATGATTCGGAAACAGCAGTGATAAAATAA
- a CDS encoding AAA family ATPase produces the protein MDTVQVQTLCKTIIDEVEKVFVSGDRLLLNKVLCGFLSGGHILFEDNPGLGKTLLVKVLAKVTGCEWKRIQFTPDLMPSDISGTKIWKSNSSAFELEKGPIFTNFLLADEINRAMPKTQSALLEAMEERQVSIEGTTYSLEPPFIVMATQNPIEMEGTYPLPEAQMDRFIMKLSLGYLDSSEKECEVLKRRIEWKKDDPTNDIRPVVTMKQLLMLQQEAEKVFVDDNILMYITEIVRSTRTNPNVRLGASPRGALGLLKLSRANALISGRDYVVPDDVKFIAVEALSHRIILHVEHIMEGRLPTAVIKSIISKIDVPKSFTRENAGGLY, from the coding sequence ATGGATACAGTACAGGTTCAAACACTATGCAAGACTATAATTGATGAGGTAGAAAAGGTATTTGTTTCAGGTGACAGGTTATTGCTCAATAAAGTTCTTTGTGGCTTTTTATCGGGAGGACATATTCTATTTGAAGATAATCCTGGGCTAGGAAAGACACTGCTGGTAAAGGTGCTCGCAAAGGTAACAGGATGCGAATGGAAGCGTATTCAGTTTACACCTGACTTGATGCCTTCTGATATATCTGGGACTAAAATATGGAAAAGTAACTCATCTGCTTTTGAACTTGAGAAGGGACCGATATTTACGAACTTTCTGCTTGCCGATGAGATAAACAGGGCGATGCCAAAGACTCAATCAGCACTTCTAGAAGCGATGGAAGAAAGACAGGTTTCAATAGAAGGAACAACTTATTCTCTTGAACCGCCTTTTATTGTAATGGCTACCCAGAACCCCATTGAAATGGAGGGGACTTATCCGCTTCCTGAAGCTCAGATGGACAGGTTTATAATGAAACTGTCATTAGGTTATCTTGATAGTAGCGAGAAGGAATGTGAGGTCTTAAAGAGGCGTATTGAATGGAAAAAGGATGACCCAACAAATGATATACGTCCTGTGGTAACCATGAAACAGCTTTTAATGCTCCAGCAGGAAGCTGAAAAGGTATTTGTGGATGATAATATACTTATGTATATAACTGAAATTGTAAGGAGCACCAGAACAAATCCTAATGTCAGACTTGGAGCAAGTCCAAGAGGTGCTTTAGGTCTTCTAAAGCTTTCCCGTGCCAATGCTTTAATATCAGGCAGGGATTATGTAGTTCCAGATGATGTAAAATTTATAGCGGTAGAAGCATTATCGCACCGTATAATTCTTCATGTGGAGCACATCATGGAAGGACGACTTCCTACTGCAGTTATAAAGAGCATTATAAGCAAAATTGATGTTCCTAAAAGTTTTACCAGGGAAAATGCAGGAGGGTTATATTAA
- a CDS encoding stalk domain-containing protein, whose translation MKTKKSNVKSKLSTTILAVLCIIMSIFCSGLTVYADDTKSNEASEYITEAYAAINEKNFDLALEYCNKAIGVVSQPIFYSLKSQILIYQEKYDEALNTLDQAIALFPQYTNAYSEKASIYSQLEKYDEAVKCYKLGIKDNPKDLTLYTQLSYILFETGDNTEILECLEKLIEQDPYHEEALYNLACTYSLINKPDEALSCLKKAIVLSPKNKIYAIDDDELSNIKNTGAFNVLTGIGVYVDGKSLEFDVPPSLEDGRVLLPLRVVFESLGASLEWVDSTKTVKGQMGNISLSLQIGSKTATVNGKEVSLDVPGKIVNGRTLVPVRFVSESFGAGVKWDNDTKTVYVTSKYEDTNNTGLTKQAIFEKLNSSLDILPIDGLFYQPYKLDAKEAKMLFVAKTEDDLKLFNSLSKSEKIEYLNNLVQSNYGDVIGCNPIEASFIYDGKMYYRLNTTYEANINELDLETYKLGMIVNVVEQDTDNVTYRYYYSK comes from the coding sequence ATGAAAACAAAAAAATCAAACGTGAAAAGCAAGTTAAGCACAACAATTTTAGCAGTACTTTGTATCATTATGTCAATATTTTGCTCAGGTTTAACGGTTTATGCAGATGATACAAAGAGTAACGAAGCTTCTGAATATATTACAGAAGCATATGCAGCTATAAATGAGAAGAATTTTGATCTGGCACTCGAATACTGTAATAAAGCTATCGGAGTTGTTTCCCAACCAATTTTCTACTCTTTGAAGTCCCAAATCTTAATATATCAAGAGAAATATGACGAGGCATTAAATACCCTGGATCAGGCAATAGCTTTATTTCCTCAGTATACTAATGCCTACAGCGAAAAAGCATCTATTTACTCACAACTTGAAAAATACGATGAAGCTGTTAAATGCTATAAACTTGGTATAAAAGACAATCCCAAAGATCTCACGCTTTATACGCAGCTAAGTTATATTCTCTTTGAAACCGGCGATAACACTGAAATTTTAGAATGCCTGGAAAAGTTAATAGAACAGGATCCATATCACGAGGAAGCTTTATACAATCTTGCATGCACATATTCTCTGATAAACAAACCAGATGAAGCACTTTCATGTTTGAAAAAAGCTATTGTGCTATCTCCAAAGAATAAAATATATGCTATTGATGACGACGAATTAAGCAATATTAAAAATACTGGAGCATTTAACGTACTTACCGGCATAGGTGTTTATGTTGATGGAAAGTCTTTGGAGTTTGATGTTCCTCCTTCCTTAGAAGATGGAAGAGTGTTACTTCCCCTAAGAGTTGTATTTGAATCTTTAGGGGCTTCTCTTGAATGGGTAGATTCCACAAAAACTGTAAAAGGTCAGATGGGCAATATATCACTTTCACTTCAGATAGGTTCTAAAACTGCTACCGTAAATGGAAAAGAAGTTAGTCTGGATGTTCCGGGAAAAATAGTAAATGGCAGGACACTTGTTCCAGTTAGATTTGTATCAGAGTCTTTTGGGGCAGGTGTAAAATGGGATAATGATACCAAAACCGTATATGTTACTTCAAAATATGAAGATACAAACAATACAGGCCTTACAAAACAAGCGATTTTTGAAAAATTGAACTCATCCTTAGATATACTTCCGATAGATGGTCTATTTTACCAGCCTTATAAGCTTGACGCCAAGGAAGCAAAGATGCTTTTTGTTGCAAAAACAGAGGATGATTTAAAGCTTTTTAATTCATTGAGCAAAAGTGAAAAAATCGAATATTTAAACAATTTAGTACAATCAAACTATGGTGATGTTATTGGATGTAATCCCATTGAGGCATCTTTTATTTATGATGGCAAAATGTATTACAGACTTAATACAACATATGAAGCCAATATAAATGAGCTGGATTTGGAAACTTACAAGCTTGGAATGATTGTTAATGTTGTAGAACAAGATACCGATAACGTTACATACAGATACTATTATAGCAAATAA